Part of the Gemmatimonadota bacterium genome, CTGACTCGTGTCCTGGTGACCGCTGAGGTGGCGTTGTCCTGCGCGCTCCTGGTCGGTGCTGGGCTCATGACCAAGAGCATCGTGAACATCGGGCAGGAGGAGTATGCCTATCCGACCGACGAGATGTTCACCGCTCGGGTCGGACTCTTCAATGCGGACTACCCGGATCGCGACTCGCGTCAACGCCTTTGGGAGGATCTGCGGGCGGAGCTGAACGCGCTGCCCCAGATCGCCTCGGCGTCACTTACGACCGCCCTGCCGCACGGCGGTGCGGGCACGCGTCGCATCGCGATCGAGGGGGTTGAATACGCCGATCCGCAGGACATGCCTTCCCCGAACCGCGTCGTCACCTCGACGGGTTTCTTCGAGACCTTGGGCATCGCACCGACCGGACGGGACTTCGTTCTACAGGACGACCTGGATTCCGACCTCGTGGCGATCGTAAACCAGCCGATGGTCGACCGCTACTTCGACGGGCAGAGTCCGATCGGGCGGCAGTTCCGCCAGGGTGCCTCCGACACACTTCCGGCGCTCACCATCATCGGGGTCGTCCCGGACCTTCAAGTGCAGGGTTCGTTGCCCCCGGGTTTCCCCGGATTCGAGCCGGCCGGGTATTACGTCCCGCTTCGGCAAAACGACGTTTCGTTCATGAGCATTGCGGCCATGCCGCGCGCCGGCGCGGCCATGTCCATCACTGGGGACGTGCGTTCCGCGGTGCGCCGACTGGACGCCGACCTGCCGATCTACAACGTGAGGACCGAGGCCGAGGTCATCGATCGCGGGGTCTGGTTCTTCAGCGTGTTTGGGACGGTCTTCATCGTATTCGGGCTCGCGGCGCTGTTCATGGCGTCGGTGGGCCTGTATGGCGTGCTTTCGTTCGCGGTGAGCCGACGTACCCAGGAGATGGGAATTCGCATGGCGCTCGGCGCGGGTTCCGGGGACGTCGTGCGACTGGTCGCCCGTCAGGGCGCCGCCCAGCTCGCCGTGGGTCTCGGCATCGGGCTTGCGCTCGCCTTCGGCGTGACGCGCCTGATCACGATCCTGATGTTCAACGTCGATCCACAAGACCCGCTGGTCTTCGGCCTCGTGTTCGGCGCGATCATCGTCGTTGGCATGGCCGCAGCGGTTTTTCCGGCGCGCCGCGCCACGAGCGTGGATCCGGTGGAGGCGCTTCGGTACCACTGACCAGTACCGCGATCAGCGCCCAGCGATGAGCGCCTCCCGCGCCGCCGCCAGAGCGCTGCGCACCTCGTCCGTCACCGCATGGACGGATGCGGAGTCGAGTGCGGCGAGCGCCGCGGTCGTATCGGTTAGGACTGCGTAGTCGATGGAGATATAGAGCCACTCGAGGGCGACGTTGGGAAAGCCCTTGCGCAGCGCCATCTCCCGCGCGTCGATTGCCTCGGCGTTGCGCCCCAGCGCGGTGAGAGCCTGCCCCAGGAGGTGATGGTTCGACGGGTTCGACGGAGTGAGGATGGTCGCAGCACGCCCAGCCGCCGCAGCTTCTTCGAGGCGACCCAGCCGGCGGGAGACTTCCGAGAGAAGCGCGGGCGCGTTGTACAAATCAGGCCGCTGGCGCCACGCCCGCCGTAGGAAGAAGCGCGCGGACTCTGGCCGGTTCATCTCCAACAGGTGAGCGCTCAAGACCACCGCTTGGCCTTGCCCGATCCCCACGAGGCCGGCGGCAACCCCGTACGCACGGAGCCCCTCCCTCGGCCGCCCTTCCCTGTACAGGCGTTCAGCGAACGCGACCCACGCGGATCCGGATTCGGGGTGTGACTCGAGCAATTCCCCCCAAAGCGTGTCGTTGTCGCGCCAATCGGGGACCCGCGTCACGGTGCGGACCGTACCGGCGAGGATCAGGACCGCGACGACTGCCATGCCCGCGTGGGTCCGCCGGGCTTCGAGACGGGTCACGAGCCACCCGATGATCGCGACAAAGCCCAACGACGGCAGGTACAGGTGTCGCTCTGCCACCAGGACCGGGCCCAGGTAGAAGACGTTGGCGACCGGAAGCAGGGCTGCGGCCACCCAGAGCACACCAAATCCAATGACTCGAATGGAGCTACGGCGTGGATCGAGAACATCGCCGACCCGCCAGCTCCACAAGGCCGCGGCGAAGGCCATCAGCACCATCGACACGCCGGTGATCGCGAGCGGAGTCCAGCCGAACGCGACGGGAAGTATTCGCGGGGTATTATCGATGGACAGATCGAGCGGGAAGATGAGCAGGCGAACGTAGTGTGCCCAGGCCTGCATCACCGTCCACACCCGCGGCATGTCTTCGAGCGCCTGCATGCCGAAGGGCGTCGGTGTCGATGCCACGGCTCCGAGCACGTTCATGCGGACCAGGAGAGCCGTGGCCAGCGCAGCCGCCATCAGTACGTATAGCGGACCATGAGAGCGCGCGTAAGCGAGCGTGCGGCGTGGCGTCATGTCCGTCCGCGCGGCGTCGAGCAGAAAGAGCAGAAGTGGGAGCGCCGCGCCGCTCTCTTTCGACAGCACGGCGAAGACGTAGAGGCCGGTCACGCCGAGCGCCCGCCCAAGGCCATACCGCTCGGGAGCTCTGAGGTGCAGGAGGGCCGCCGACAGGGCAAAAATGGCGGCGAGCATCTCTGCTGCGCCCGGGACGTCCACGACGACCTCGATGTGCACGGGGTGAATCGCGAAAATGAGGCCGCCGGCCGCGGCAGCCGTGGGCGGGAGCAGCTCGAAGAGAACGAATAGCACGAGCACGATCACCGCTGCGTGAAGCATGAGGTTCACGATGTGGAACGCTACCGGGCGTCCACTCCCTGCGGCCCAGGTCAGCGCGACGAGGGCCGTGTGCATCGGACGCCAGGCCCCCATCTCCCGACCCGCGGGGCCTGGCCACGAAGGTTCGAGAAGGCGCGTCGGCAGATTCGAGAGGGAATGGATGCCCTCGTCGATCTCGACGATGAAGACGCTGTCACCGGCGAGGCCGTTGAACAGCACACCCAGATGGATTACGACGCCGAGTGCGGCGGCGAGCAGAGCTGCCCGCCGCGGCTCGAGTATGTGCTCGAATCCCGTCAGGACGGCCCACTCCCGCGCACCGCGCAGAAGCCACCGCCGTCCGTGCAGCCAGGTTTCCGTAGCGTGCGTTCGAAGATCTCGTAGATCCTCCGGTATTCGTCGGTCCAGGAGGCGGGCTCGACGAATCCGTGGTTCTCGACTGGGTAGACGGCCAGTTCCCAATTCTCCTTACCCAGCTCGATGAGCCGCTGGGCGAGACGGACCACGTCGGCAAAGTGCACGTTGGTGTCCACCATTCCGTGCAGCATCACGAGGTGCTGATCCGGACCGAAGTTCTCGGCGAAGTAAATCGGCGAGGACTGCTCATACGCCTGCTCGTCATCCTGCGGGAGGTTCAGAATGGAGCTCGTATAGCCGTGGTTGTAGTGCGCCCAGTCCGTTACGGAGCTGAGCGCCGCGCCGGACTTGAAGGTTTCCCCCGCTGTGAAGAGCCCCATGAGCGTGATGAAGCCACCGTATGAGCCGCCGTACAACCCGATGCGTTCCGCATCGATACCCTCGTTCGCCGCCAGGTAGCGCGCGCCATCCACCTGGTCGGACAGGTCCTTGCCTCCCATCCAATGGTAGATGCCGGTGCGCCACTCGGAGCCGTACCCGGCCGAGCCGCGATAGTCGATGTCGAGTACGGTGTACCCGCTCGCCGCGAGGAACTGGTTGAACTGGTACTCCCGGTAGTACGACGACCAGTAGTTGTGAACGTTGTGCAGGTATCCCGCTCCGTGCACGAAGATGACCGCTCCCCGTGTGGCTCGGCGCCCAGGTCCTCCGGCCGGTAGATGCGCGCCGGGACCATGGTGCCGTCTTCGGCCTCGAAACGAAGGATCTCGGGCTTGATCCAGGGGAAAGACTTCCACTCCTCCGTGGGCGAGTCTGTGACCTGGCTCATCTCCGCTGCGTCGTCGGAATCCGCTACGAAGAGCTCCAGGGGACGGTCGGCGACGTCGTGCACGATCGCGAGGCGCTTGCCGTCGGGTGACAGCGTACCGTTGAAGCGGCCTTCACCCTCTGTTATTCGCTCGCGGTGGGAGCCGTCGAAGTCCATCCAGAAGAGGTGCTCGCTGAACGGCGAGCCCTCATTCGTGCGCAGGAAAAACCTGGAGCGGTCTTCGGGCATGCTGACCGAGAGCACCTCCCACTCGCCACTCGTGAGGGCTCGGCGGTCTGAACCGTCAGCGTTCACGGAGTAGAGATGCGCGTACCCCGTCTCCTCGCTCACGAAGTAGATACGGTCGGTCCCCGGAACGAAGCCGACGCATTCGGTGAAGCAGGGCCCGGCGACCCAAGCGTCGTCGTGCAGGTGGTCGACGAGTGTGCGCTCGCCAGTTGCCGCGTCGACGGACCAGAGCCATCGGTCCTTGTCGTCGAACGACACGGCGAAGACGAA contains:
- a CDS encoding tetratricopeptide repeat protein, with protein sequence MLFNGLAGDSVFIVEIDEGIHSLSNLPTRLLEPSWPGPAGREMGAWRPMHTALVALTWAAGSGRPVAFHIVNLMLHAAVIVLVLFVLFELLPPTAAAAGGLIFAIHPVHIEVVVDVPGAAEMLAAIFALSAALLHLRAPERYGLGRALGVTGLYVFAVLSKESGAALPLLLFLLDAARTDMTPRRTLAYARSHGPLYVLMAAALATALLVRMNVLGAVASTPTPFGMQALEDMPRVWTVMQAWAHYVRLLIFPLDLSIDNTPRILPVAFGWTPLAITGVSMVLMAFAAALWSWRVGDVLDPRRSSIRVIGFGVLWVAAALLPVANVFYLGPVLVAERHLYLPSLGFVAIIGWLVTRLEARRTHAGMAVVAVLILAGTVRTVTRVPDWRDNDTLWGELLESHPESGSAWVAFAERLYREGRPREGLRAYGVAAGLVGIGQGQAVVLSAHLLEMNRPESARFFLRRAWRQRPDLYNAPALLSEVSRRLGRLEEAAAAGRAATILTPSNPSNHHLLGQALTALGRNAEAIDAREMALRKGFPNVALEWLYISIDYAVLTDTTAALAALDSASVHAVTDEVRSALAAAREALIAGR
- a CDS encoding prolyl oligopeptidase family serine peptidase, which encodes MGLFTAGETFKSGAALSSVTDWAHYNHGYTSSILNLPQDDEQAYEQSSPIYFAENFGPDQHLVMLHGMVDTNVHFADVVRLAQRLIELGKENWELAVYPVENHGFVEPASWTDEYRRIYEIFERTLRKPGCTDGGGFCAVRGSGPS